A segment of the Panicum hallii strain FIL2 chromosome 1, PHallii_v3.1, whole genome shotgun sequence genome:
aaaattcttaGTTTTGAGTGCACGAGAACAAAAAGGTAGTACATGAAATTGCTTGTGATTCAGAAAAGGGCTAACACAAATTACTTTCCATTTTTTGGAGTTTTGTTAGCTTTGAGCGTAAATGCGTACTGAAATGTAGCAACTGAAAAAACACATGGAGCCAATTTTGGTTTCTCTATGATATACGAAATGAATTATGGCTACTTGTTATTTAGAACTAGTTCACAAGTCCCCTGTAATAATTTTTTCATGCATGTGCTTTTCTCATCGCAAAGCTTTATTAGTTATTACTTAGCATTCCTCCACAATTTGGAATAATTTTGATTACAGCTGGTGGGATTCTGAATGCAACATGTGGGAATGTACCTGAACTTATTATTGCACTCTTTGCTCTGCATAAGGAGAAGATGGAAATCTTGAAGTGGTCACTTTTAGGTTCCATATTATCCAATTTGCTGCTTGTTCTTGGTTCTTCCCTCCTGTGTGGTGGGCTTGCAAATACGGGCAAAGAACGTCCGCTAGACAGGGTAAGGATGCGGTTGCAAAGTGCCATTGGTAGAGCTTGGAAATATAGATGCCAGAATAACATGTGCCTAAAATTTTCTTTGATGTTCTTTAACAGAGACAAGCAGATGTGAGCATAGGCCTTCTGATGCTGGGTGTGCTCTGCCACATCTTACCTCTACTGTCTAAATACACCAATTGCACTGGAGATAGCATAAGTTCATCAGGTTCGGTTCTGGAATTATCAAGATTAAGTGCCATTGTAATGCTCACTGCCTACTTTGGAGGCCTCatctttcagctaaaaacccATCGTCAAATTTTTGAGCGAGAGGTATAATGCCTTGTTTACTAAGAGTCTATTTGCGATTTTTGTGGTATGTTGCAATGTGGAATCTAGTCAGTTAGAAGAATATTAGCGACTATAGTGGGATTTTTTTATTACAACAAAATTTATGCTTCCAACTAGCAACTACCTAAAACATCGGACATAAATAAGTACTTTAAACCACCACATTCTCAAACTAAGGGTTCTGGGAATCATGTGAAATGAAAAATATAGAGACCAGAGGCATTTCCCTTTTCAGAAGTACTAATGGTTAGCTCTTCGAAAAAATATTTTTGTCTCTTTCAGATCTTCTCCAAGGATGATGAGAGCTATTTCAACTTGTTGTAGTCAGAATTATGAACAGCTTAATTTTATCTTCTAGGATTGTCAAACAATTTATTGTGGTTGTTAATATGAAGCACATAGTTTTGACTCTCTGCACAATTCGTATATATGCACCATGAACTCTTCTCCGATTTTAGTATGTCCACTAGTGCTTATTTTCCTATTAGTAGGATTTGATTTTATTCATATGTAGCTTTCCTCCTTTTCCTGAAAAATAAAACGAGAAAAAGTAGGAAAGGATCGCTGTCCATGCTTCACATTCTCCTATTGACTCATTTCCTAACAGTTTACTGATGTGTCCAAGAACTGATTGCAGGACAACTCAGAGAGCaccaacaatgatgatgatggcAGTTCAGTTATAGGATTTGCCAGTGCAGTAATCTGGTTGATTGGGATGACTGTAGTCATTGCTGTGCTATCTAATTACATTGTCACTACAATTGAGGTACAACTTTTTTAGGGAACATACATCAAGGCCCTTTAATTCGTTTCCTTGCTATTTCTGCGATCTCTGTTTATTTGACAATTTTGTTTCCAGGAAGCATCAGAGTCACTAGGTATTCCACTCAGGTTCATCAGCATTATTCTACTTCCAATTGTTGGAAATGCTGCTGAGCATGCAGGCGCTATCATATTTGCTTTCAAGAACAAAATAGTATGGATGTATTTTGTTCTTTTGCTGAGTGCTTTCGGTTATTTAAGTTATCTTATTCAATGAATCATGTGATTATATGTGTCTTGTAGGATATCACCCTGGGCATTGCTCTTGGTTCGGCTACTCAAATTTCGCTGCTTGTGGTGAGAATTGAGAATCTTTCTTCTTGTTCAGTACACATTTAAGAATTACTCATCTTGTTTTGGAAACAACACCTTGCCCTTAACTGGTTCGCAAAAGCCTGCTGATTTAAAATTTCAGAACATTCAATTTGAATTCTTCAAATTTAATGTTTGTGTCATATAACAAGGCAAGACAATACATCTACTCTTCTATAGGTCATTGACCTGTAATACAATCTTTTTACCCTATTTGGTCCATAATGGCATTTTCAACTTTTTCGATTTTCACTGATAAGGAGTTTACTTATCACCAGGTGCCCATCATTCTGATTGTATCTTGGGTGAATGGCATCCCTATGGATCTCGACTTGAATCTTCTTGAGACTGGATCATTGGTTATGACTGTATTTACAACAGCATTTATGCTTCAGGTAATGACAGTAACTGCTAAAATAGATTATGAAAAAAAGCAGAACTAATTGAtattatttgaaatgtgtatctTTCTTTTGAGCAGATTATGGATCATTGCTTATGACTGTATTTGATGATGTTAATTGTATGCAGGATGACAAATGGCATTACTTGAAAGGCTTCAATTTGACACTTTGTTACCTTGTAATAGCAGTGTGCTTCTTCACCATAAAGGCCCTCCCAAGTAAGCCCATTGAACAGTAGGAACCTTTTTTTTAGCGTATATTTGCAAATGCTCGTGTTTCTGAACAAAATGTGGAGATTTACTGAACttaaaatttatataaaaaaagaCCATAAGCTTTCACAACTGTGCAATTTCTAACAAGGTTTATTATGTATCAAAACATATTGTTTTGATTTGTCAAATTCCTACTAAAAGTCATACCTTCACTAATCTACTTTTGGGCTAACTTTGTTCAGCACCAAAGAAAGTACATGCCTGAGTTGCTTAAGGAGATGCTGAATCAAAGAAGGCTCATGCCTGAGCTGCTTAAAGAGATGTTGTCCATGTTTGGAATGAAATTGAGGCACGTCAGTTCAAGGTAGTAGACTGGCGTTCCCTGAAGCTCCTGATGATCAAGCTGTTGTTGAACACGACGGTGACCAACATATTTGACACTACATGCGACCGTTCGTTCTGTGGAAGTATTGCTGACAAAATGTGACTCGTTCTATTGTTTCTCCCTTAATATTACTGACAAATTAAGTGCGGTCGGATGCTCCAAGGAAGCTAATTTTAGGAAGTGATGTAACTATTGTTTTTGCATCTTATGCTTGTTAGTGCCTGGTTGTTAGATACTACGTGTGATTCTCGACCACGGCCACTACCATTATGTTGAGCCCAGTCAACAATCTCCTAACAAACCAACAAACATCCTATCAACTTGctaacaagttcactaaaccaAATCTGATAATTCGGAGTGACGAAACACCTGAAGGATATCCCCTGTCTTGCATCTGCTCCTAGCCACGCTGCCGCTTGTTGTGCCGATTCAACAACATACATGAGTTTGCCAATCTCAGATAGGCGCTCAACTGTACCTTCAAGGTTGTCTTCTGCCTCAAACTAAGAATGTATTCTACACATGTCA
Coding sequences within it:
- the LOC112878786 gene encoding vacuolar cation/proton exchanger 1c-like, whose protein sequence is MAPPQSGDGGAAAGDLLETGLLAAAAAGAFKEEAGRATSTSGRVADDERVAGATTASSRVRRGARLAAAQLQEVFLGTRLFPLFSAVPLAVAAQLLRLGRAWVFVFSLIGMAPLAERVSFLSEHIADTAGPTAGGILNATCGNVPELIIALFALHKEKMEILKWSLLGSILSNLLLVLGSSLLCGGLANTGKERPLDRRQADVSIGLLMLGVLCHILPLLSKYTNCTGDSISSSGSVLELSRLSAIVMLTAYFGGLIFQLKTHRQIFEREDNSESTNNDDDGSSVIGFASAVIWLIGMTVVIAVLSNYIVTTIEEASESLGIPLRFISIILLPIVGNAAEHAGAIIFAFKNKIDITLGIALGSATQISLLVVPIILIVSWVNGIPMDLDLNLLETGSLVMTVFTTAFMLQDDKWHYLKGFNLTLCYLVIAVCFFTIKALPTPKKVHA